A single window of Paenibacillus sp. FSL H8-0537 DNA harbors:
- the bshC gene encoding bacillithiol biosynthesis cysteine-adding enzyme BshC has product MSTENYSLPSTQPLTDAYVNLTDSRLESLFGYHPGRKGDWELRAKRLAESAGTRAGAASVAAVLRDYNSKWKAAPEALAAIDAIAEGAPVIVGGQQAGLWSGPLLVIHKAVSIIGAARHAEQLLGRKVAAVFWIAGEDHDWDEANHAYVLTADQGLRKLAAARPEGARTSVSRTAIDSGTWAELLTELEQALPNSDFKPEILQQLGQITEQAQSLSEMFAGVISCLLSKQGLVIMDADDPQLRQLEAPMFEKLITYNDELEQAYTAAANQVKELGYPLQVDVTPGSSNLFVFQTEKGQERTLLYKQEGSFQSRKGEYSLTKEQLLDMARQQPEQLSNNVLTRPLMQDYLFPVLGTVLGAAEIAYWAITGEAFRKLDMEMPIVLPRISFTLVEGTVAKHMGKYELTLEDVALRFEERKQQWLAEQDQLSLDEKFATAKQAFEDLYAPLLDLAASVQPGLAKLGDTNRQKIIEQITFLETRTKDAHEKQYEAAIRQLDRIALSLWPSGKPQERVLNMAAYWNRYGTSWLDKLLEAPFSPLGGHQIIYL; this is encoded by the coding sequence ATGTCTACCGAAAATTATTCATTACCAAGCACTCAGCCGCTCACGGACGCCTATGTTAACCTAACGGACTCAAGGCTTGAGTCCTTGTTTGGCTATCATCCGGGTCGCAAGGGCGATTGGGAGCTGCGTGCCAAGCGGCTTGCTGAATCAGCGGGTACAAGGGCGGGTGCTGCGTCAGTCGCAGCTGTGCTGCGTGATTACAATAGCAAATGGAAGGCTGCGCCCGAGGCGCTTGCTGCCATTGATGCGATTGCGGAAGGCGCGCCAGTTATCGTTGGCGGCCAGCAGGCCGGACTATGGTCTGGACCTCTTCTCGTTATACATAAAGCCGTATCGATTATCGGCGCAGCCCGCCATGCCGAGCAGTTGCTGGGAAGAAAGGTCGCTGCCGTATTTTGGATTGCTGGAGAGGATCATGACTGGGACGAAGCGAATCATGCCTATGTGCTTACTGCTGACCAAGGGCTGCGCAAGCTGGCGGCTGCGCGTCCGGAAGGGGCAAGAACATCGGTTAGCCGGACGGCTATTGATTCAGGTACGTGGGCTGAGCTGCTAACCGAGCTGGAGCAGGCGCTGCCAAATTCCGATTTTAAGCCGGAAATTCTACAGCAGCTGGGACAAATTACGGAGCAAGCGCAATCGTTATCGGAAATGTTTGCTGGTGTAATCAGCTGTTTGCTGAGCAAGCAAGGCCTCGTTATTATGGATGCTGATGATCCGCAGCTGCGCCAGCTTGAGGCTCCTATGTTCGAGAAGCTAATTACTTACAACGATGAGCTGGAGCAGGCGTATACAGCTGCAGCCAATCAAGTGAAGGAGCTTGGCTATCCGCTGCAGGTTGATGTAACGCCTGGAAGCTCTAATCTGTTTGTTTTCCAGACAGAGAAAGGCCAGGAGCGGACCCTGCTTTATAAGCAGGAAGGAAGCTTCCAGAGCCGCAAGGGCGAATATTCGCTAACGAAGGAGCAATTGCTGGACATGGCGCGGCAGCAGCCGGAGCAGCTCAGCAACAATGTGCTGACGCGCCCGCTGATGCAGGATTATTTGTTTCCGGTGCTTGGGACGGTGCTGGGCGCTGCGGAAATTGCTTATTGGGCGATTACTGGAGAAGCTTTCCGCAAGCTGGATATGGAAATGCCGATTGTATTGCCGCGCATATCCTTTACGCTTGTAGAAGGTACAGTAGCCAAGCATATGGGCAAGTATGAGCTGACGCTCGAGGATGTGGCATTGCGCTTCGAGGAGCGCAAGCAGCAGTGGCTGGCTGAGCAGGATCAGCTGTCCCTTGACGAGAAGTTTGCCACAGCGAAGCAGGCGTTTGAGGATTTGTATGCGCCGCTGCTTGACCTTGCTGCTTCGGTACAGCCGGGCCTTGCCAAGCTTGGCGATACGAACCGTCAGAAAATCATTGAGCAGATCACGTTTCTTGAGACGCGCACGAAGGATGCCCATGAGAAGCAGTACGAAGCGGCTATTCGCCAGCTGGACCGCATTGCGCTTTCCTTGTGGCCAAGCGGAAAACCGCAGGAGCGGGTGCTGAATATGGCCGCTTATTGGAACCGTTACGGAACCTCGTGGCTCGACAAGCTGCTGGAAGCTCCTTTTTCCCCGCTAGGCGGTCATCAAATCATTTATTTATAA
- a CDS encoding adenosylhomocysteinase, producing the protein MSTMDKSIIRDIKLAPEGHLKIDWVSAHMPVLSSIREQFEKEQPFKGLKVSIALHLEAKTAYLAKVVKAGGAEVTIAGSNPLSTQDDICAALVEDGITVFAKHNPSPEEYNELIIKAIESKPDLIIDDGGELITLLHKDRPDLRENLRGGAEETTTGIIRLKAMEKDGTLQLPMVAVNDAYCKYLFDNRYGTGQSVFDSLNKTTNLVIAGKTVVVVGYGWCGKGVAMRAKGLGAKVVVTEVDAIRAVEAHMDGFTVLPMMEAVKLGDVFITVTGNRDNIRGEHYKVMKGGAILANAGHFDVEFNIPELKALSTNVRTVRNNIEEYQLEDGRSIYVIAKGRLVNLAAGDGHPAEIMDTTFALQALSLRYVNEQYKALGKKVVNLPYELDESVARIKLESLGISIDTLTAEQIAYQDSWNV; encoded by the coding sequence ATGAGCACAATGGATAAAAGCATTATTCGCGATATTAAGCTTGCCCCGGAAGGGCATTTGAAAATTGACTGGGTTAGCGCCCATATGCCGGTGCTTTCGAGCATTCGCGAGCAATTTGAGAAGGAACAGCCATTCAAAGGCTTGAAAGTATCGATTGCGCTGCATTTGGAAGCGAAAACGGCATATTTGGCTAAAGTCGTAAAGGCTGGCGGAGCGGAAGTTACAATTGCGGGCAGCAACCCGCTGTCCACTCAGGATGACATTTGTGCGGCGCTCGTAGAAGACGGCATTACTGTTTTTGCAAAGCATAATCCTAGCCCGGAAGAGTATAATGAGCTGATTATTAAAGCGATCGAATCGAAGCCGGATCTTATTATTGACGATGGCGGAGAGCTGATTACGCTGCTGCACAAAGATCGTCCGGATCTGCGTGAAAATCTTCGTGGCGGCGCGGAAGAAACGACGACGGGCATCATTCGTCTGAAAGCGATGGAGAAGGATGGCACGCTGCAGCTTCCAATGGTTGCGGTTAATGATGCCTACTGCAAATACTTGTTCGACAACCGTTATGGCACTGGCCAATCGGTATTTGACTCGCTGAACAAAACGACGAACCTCGTTATTGCAGGCAAAACCGTCGTAGTTGTAGGCTACGGCTGGTGCGGCAAAGGCGTAGCTATGCGCGCCAAAGGACTTGGCGCCAAAGTTGTCGTAACGGAAGTGGACGCGATTCGTGCGGTTGAAGCGCATATGGACGGCTTCACTGTGCTGCCGATGATGGAAGCGGTCAAGCTTGGCGATGTGTTTATTACGGTAACAGGCAACCGCGACAACATTCGCGGCGAGCACTACAAGGTGATGAAGGGCGGCGCAATTTTGGCGAACGCCGGACATTTTGATGTGGAGTTCAATATTCCGGAGCTTAAGGCGCTTTCTACTAATGTGCGTACAGTTCGCAACAACATTGAGGAGTATCAACTGGAGGATGGCAGAAGCATTTATGTCATTGCCAAAGGACGCCTTGTCAACTTGGCAGCCGGCGATGGCCACCCGGCAGAAATTATGGATACGACGTTTGCGCTTCAAGCACTGTCGCTCCGTTATGTGAATGAGCAATATAAAGCACTAGGCAAAAAAGTAGTTAATTTGCCGTATGAGCTGGACGAAAGCGTAGCACGCATCAAGCTGGAATCGCTGGGTATCAGCATCGATACGCTTACAGCAGAGCAAATTGCTTATCAGGATAGCTGGAACGTTTAA
- a CDS encoding DUF4349 domain-containing protein gives MNKIEKTKERAKERAKQRSLTKTFVLLLASFMLAIMLLSGCSSANSDYASEGEMSRAETSSEQLQNQSSSSAASDGAAASTEAGSAADNKALTDASADSSIDSMAIGGEAFNQKLIYTAAMTMEVADYEAAAQQLRNAIHQAGGYILAFQDGQYGNEQGANYTIKVPAQGFMPFVERLEGIENKHLERELKGTDVTEEYVDLEARLKAKQVVEQRLLSFMDKAQKADDLVKFSQQLAKVQEEIEQIKGRTRYLDKNVAFSTIELRLYQPIDSTIKMDTEEKSLSGKMLASFKTSYEGTWNVIQGLLVFLAGALPALVIPVIIGLVIWWFVRRSRAKTPPAKPEPEQQ, from the coding sequence ATGAATAAAATAGAGAAAACAAAAGAAAGAGCAAAAGAGAGAGCAAAACAAAGAAGCTTAACTAAAACATTCGTTTTGCTGTTGGCATCGTTTATGTTAGCTATAATGCTGCTGTCGGGCTGTTCATCTGCAAACAGCGATTATGCATCTGAAGGGGAAATGAGCAGAGCCGAGACTTCTAGCGAGCAGCTTCAAAATCAGAGCAGCAGCTCAGCTGCAAGTGATGGCGCGGCTGCTTCTACTGAAGCGGGCTCCGCTGCCGACAATAAAGCATTGACAGATGCGTCAGCAGACAGTTCGATTGACAGCATGGCCATAGGCGGAGAAGCGTTTAACCAAAAGCTGATCTATACGGCGGCAATGACGATGGAGGTTGCCGACTATGAGGCGGCGGCCCAGCAGCTGCGTAATGCCATCCATCAGGCTGGCGGGTACATTCTTGCTTTTCAGGATGGGCAGTATGGCAATGAGCAGGGGGCGAACTATACGATTAAGGTGCCGGCTCAAGGGTTTATGCCATTTGTGGAGCGGCTGGAGGGAATCGAGAACAAGCATCTGGAGCGCGAGCTGAAAGGAACCGATGTGACGGAGGAATACGTCGATCTGGAAGCGAGGCTGAAGGCAAAGCAGGTGGTGGAGCAAAGGCTGCTTTCCTTCATGGATAAAGCGCAAAAGGCGGATGACCTGGTCAAGTTTTCACAGCAGCTTGCAAAGGTTCAGGAGGAAATTGAACAAATTAAAGGGCGTACGCGCTATTTGGACAAAAATGTAGCTTTCTCCACGATTGAGCTAAGGCTGTATCAGCCTATCGATAGTACGATTAAGATGGACACGGAAGAGAAATCGCTTAGCGGGAAGATGCTGGCGTCCTTTAAAACAAGCTATGAAGGAACATGGAACGTCATTCAAGGGCTGCTCGTCTTCCTCGCAGGAGCGCTTCCTGCACTCGTTATTCCAGTCATAATTGGACTTGTTATTTGGTGGTTTGTACGTCGTTCCCGCGCCAAAACTCCGCCTGCAAAGCCGGAGCCGGAGCAGCAATAA
- the mraZ gene encoding division/cell wall cluster transcriptional repressor MraZ, with protein MFMGEYQHSVDDKGRLIVPAKFRDSLGASFIATRGLDNCLFVYPMSEWTVLEQKLKSLPLMKADARAFTRFFFSGATECELDKQGRVNLPGHLREYAKIDKDCMVLGVSSRVEIWSKAVWDGYYAESEQTFNEIAEKLVDFDFNF; from the coding sequence ATGTTCATGGGCGAATATCAGCACAGCGTTGATGACAAAGGTCGGCTTATCGTACCAGCCAAATTCCGTGATTCACTAGGCGCTTCCTTTATTGCCACCCGCGGTCTCGACAACTGCTTGTTTGTTTATCCAATGAGCGAATGGACCGTACTTGAGCAGAAGCTCAAATCGCTTCCGCTCATGAAGGCGGATGCAAGGGCATTCACCCGGTTCTTTTTCTCCGGGGCAACCGAATGCGAGCTGGATAAACAGGGAAGGGTAAACTTGCCGGGACATCTTAGAGAATATGCGAAAATTGATAAGGATTGTATGGTTCTGGGGGTTTCAAGCAGGGTAGAAATATGGAGCAAGGCGGTCTGGGACGGCTACTATGCAGAGTCCGAGCAAACCTTTAATGAAATTGCCGAGAAGCTGGTCGATTTTGACTTCAACTTTTAA
- the rsmH gene encoding 16S rRNA (cytosine(1402)-N(4))-methyltransferase RsmH, with protein MFQHVTVLMEEAVDGLAIKPDGIYVDCTLGGAGHSERIASSLGEGGRLIAFDQDDIALNHAKIRLAPYLDKVTLVKSNFRYLEQMLLTCDVPVVDGVPQVDGILFDLGVSSPQLDEAERGFSYNHDAPLDMRMDQGGAMTAHEIVNTWDEREISRILSHYGEEKFARSIARTIIKTRDSKPIETTGELVELIKLSIPAAARRTGGHPAKRTFQALRIAVNDELRAEEEALAQAIRCLNPGGRAAVITFHSLEDRICKQLFASLLEKCTCPPDFPKCVCGGTGKLRLVDRKPIVPSEQELESNPRARSAKLRIAEKL; from the coding sequence GTGTTTCAGCATGTAACAGTACTTATGGAGGAAGCGGTTGACGGCCTGGCCATTAAGCCGGACGGCATTTACGTCGATTGCACGCTCGGCGGGGCGGGACACAGTGAACGCATTGCGTCGAGTTTGGGCGAGGGAGGACGGTTAATCGCTTTTGATCAGGATGATATTGCGCTGAACCACGCAAAGATCAGGCTTGCACCGTATTTGGATAAAGTAACACTTGTGAAAAGTAATTTCCGGTATTTGGAACAAATGCTGCTCACCTGCGACGTGCCAGTTGTGGACGGCGTACCTCAAGTCGATGGCATCCTGTTTGACCTTGGTGTATCGAGCCCTCAGCTTGATGAGGCAGAGCGCGGCTTTAGCTATAATCATGACGCGCCGCTCGATATGCGGATGGATCAAGGTGGTGCCATGACCGCTCATGAAATTGTCAACACCTGGGATGAACGTGAAATATCGCGGATTCTTTCCCATTATGGCGAGGAGAAGTTTGCCAGATCCATCGCCAGGACGATTATCAAGACGAGGGACAGCAAGCCGATTGAGACAACAGGAGAGCTAGTGGAACTCATCAAGCTGTCCATCCCTGCTGCTGCTAGACGCACAGGCGGGCATCCTGCGAAACGTACGTTTCAGGCGTTGCGCATTGCGGTGAATGATGAACTTCGGGCAGAGGAAGAAGCTTTGGCACAGGCGATTCGCTGTCTGAATCCAGGGGGCCGGGCGGCTGTTATTACGTTTCATTCCCTTGAGGATCGAATCTGCAAACAACTATTTGCGAGCCTTTTAGAAAAATGCACTTGTCCGCCGGATTTTCCGAAATGTGTATGCGGCGGCACAGGAAAGCTTCGGTTAGTAGACCGCAAGCCGATCGTTCCGAGTGAGCAGGAGCTGGAGTCCAATCCACGTGCTCGTTCGGCCAAGCTGCGAATCGCAGAAAAATTGTGA
- a CDS encoding cell division initiation protein produces the protein MAYTNGNLALQPKRKPEQKPAIKQNKRVVVKRKTLTMQEKLLYLFTVIACVLVAGVIIFRYAEIYKMSVEIKHVTSEYEAVNVELKELKKQVEMLSDPEFIRKMAESQGMVNNYQPGITVNTGKEESATAMGE, from the coding sequence GTGGCCTATACGAATGGAAATTTGGCTCTGCAGCCTAAGAGAAAGCCTGAGCAGAAGCCAGCAATTAAGCAAAACAAACGGGTGGTCGTCAAAAGAAAAACGTTAACGATGCAGGAAAAGCTGCTGTACCTGTTTACCGTAATTGCATGCGTGCTTGTTGCAGGCGTTATTATTTTCAGGTATGCCGAAATTTATAAAATGAGTGTGGAAATTAAACATGTGACCAGTGAATATGAAGCGGTGAACGTCGAACTGAAAGAGCTGAAGAAGCAGGTTGAAATGCTGAGCGATCCGGAGTTTATTCGGAAAATGGCAGAAAGCCAGGGGATGGTCAACAATTATCAACCAGGCATAACCGTTAATACAGGCAAAGAGGAATCGGCTACTGCAATGGGTGAGTAA
- a CDS encoding penicillin-binding transpeptidase domain-containing protein translates to MVKRIRMRTLFFGGVITLLFLILIGRIFYVQVVDRDTWYTMAKERWADSETLVANRGTITDRNDNVLAMDALAYNVAVSPKQIDSLGIADEVVEGLNAILNKPQDELRKIVTAQNDKGEYYAQREIRDGGWNIDKSVADKIKELRDELKKETKVNDVGIYLYDDQKRYYPRNTMASQLLGYVDKDGKALAGIESFFNDKLQGKNGEIKYEKDGKRVQLAEGDVVYEPVVDGQDITLTLDNEIQHYVEDAIKQVADKYQPKSITAIAADPNTMEILAMANYPTFNPNTYWDTNFENAYNHAIKSLYEPGSTFKIVTLAAAVEEGLFEPNATFQSGSINVPGSPVRDSNRVGWGKISYLEGLKHSSNVAFVKLGWQMLGGEKLVDYINRFGFGQPTGIQLGNESKGVLNINLSIPSDIARVSFGQGPVSVTPIQQIAAVAAVANGGNLMQPQIIKQIYNPNTNTTQKFEPKVVRRVISEDTSKKVGEYLEQVVSDQVNGTGRNAYIEGYRVAGKTGTAQKIINGKYSKNKYVVSFIGYAPVENPKVVVYIVVDEPNDPLAGGGTVAAPAFKEIVYKTLRHMGIMPDNASEEATTDKKTPTIQLPDVTEMNLSQAQTELKARNVMFEVVGTGTTVVKQVPAAGENIAPTQRVYLVTEQQDKLTIPDMTGLSLRDALEVASLMNVQLLAEGEGFIISQKEDKQGDKRILRVQLSPPTGAEGAITAEEALENANEQNEADTEEEAPSGSSMQEDVEDTGEIQEQ, encoded by the coding sequence ATGGTAAAACGAATCAGAATGCGCACGCTGTTTTTTGGAGGGGTAATTACCCTCCTTTTTCTTATTCTAATTGGTAGAATTTTTTATGTTCAGGTAGTTGATAGAGACACTTGGTATACGATGGCAAAAGAACGCTGGGCTGATTCAGAGACTTTAGTAGCGAATAGGGGGACCATTACGGATCGCAATGACAATGTGCTGGCAATGGATGCACTTGCGTATAATGTGGCAGTCAGTCCGAAGCAGATTGATAGTTTGGGTATTGCCGATGAGGTAGTAGAAGGGCTGAATGCGATTTTGAACAAGCCGCAGGATGAGCTGCGCAAAATCGTAACCGCGCAAAACGATAAAGGCGAATATTACGCGCAGCGCGAAATTCGCGACGGCGGCTGGAATATCGATAAATCGGTGGCCGATAAAATCAAGGAGCTGCGGGATGAGCTAAAGAAAGAAACCAAAGTAAATGACGTTGGCATTTATTTATATGATGATCAAAAACGCTATTATCCTCGCAACACAATGGCCTCCCAGCTGCTAGGCTACGTAGATAAGGATGGCAAAGCGCTCGCGGGCATCGAGTCCTTTTTCAATGACAAGCTGCAGGGCAAGAATGGCGAAATCAAGTATGAGAAGGATGGCAAGCGTGTTCAGCTAGCAGAAGGCGACGTCGTTTATGAGCCCGTCGTAGACGGGCAGGATATTACGCTGACGCTGGATAATGAAATTCAGCATTATGTAGAGGACGCGATCAAGCAAGTAGCGGATAAATATCAGCCTAAAAGCATCACGGCTATAGCTGCTGACCCTAATACGATGGAAATTCTCGCCATGGCGAATTATCCGACCTTTAATCCGAATACGTATTGGGATACGAACTTTGAAAATGCGTACAACCACGCGATCAAGTCCTTGTACGAGCCTGGTTCAACGTTCAAAATTGTAACGCTAGCCGCTGCCGTTGAAGAAGGGCTGTTCGAACCGAATGCGACCTTTCAATCCGGTAGCATTAATGTGCCAGGTAGTCCCGTCCGTGATTCCAACCGAGTAGGCTGGGGGAAAATCTCTTATTTGGAAGGCTTGAAGCATTCCAGTAACGTCGCTTTCGTTAAGCTGGGCTGGCAAATGCTCGGCGGAGAGAAGCTGGTTGATTATATTAATCGCTTTGGCTTCGGTCAGCCGACAGGCATTCAGCTGGGCAATGAATCCAAGGGTGTCCTCAATATCAATTTGAGCATTCCCAGTGATATTGCACGGGTTTCGTTCGGACAAGGCCCCGTATCCGTGACGCCAATTCAACAAATTGCCGCAGTTGCTGCGGTAGCAAACGGCGGTAATTTAATGCAGCCGCAAATTATTAAGCAAATTTACAATCCGAATACGAATACAACCCAGAAGTTTGAGCCGAAGGTTGTACGCAGGGTAATTTCCGAGGATACGTCTAAGAAGGTAGGCGAATATTTGGAGCAGGTCGTATCCGACCAAGTAAACGGAACCGGCCGCAATGCCTACATTGAGGGTTACCGTGTAGCAGGTAAAACCGGTACGGCACAAAAAATTATTAATGGGAAATATTCCAAAAATAAATATGTTGTTTCGTTTATTGGCTACGCACCGGTTGAAAATCCGAAGGTCGTCGTCTATATCGTCGTCGATGAGCCGAATGATCCGCTTGCGGGCGGGGGTACAGTTGCCGCTCCAGCCTTTAAGGAGATCGTCTATAAAACTTTGCGCCATATGGGCATTATGCCGGATAACGCGTCGGAGGAAGCGACGACTGATAAAAAGACGCCAACCATTCAACTGCCGGATGTCACGGAAATGAATTTGTCGCAGGCGCAGACTGAGCTTAAAGCGCGCAATGTAATGTTTGAGGTCGTTGGCACCGGGACCACGGTAGTCAAACAGGTTCCGGCAGCAGGGGAAAACATCGCTCCCACCCAGCGCGTTTATCTCGTTACCGAGCAGCAGGACAAGCTAACGATTCCCGATATGACGGGGCTGTCACTCCGTGATGCTCTGGAGGTTGCTTCACTGATGAATGTGCAGCTGCTGGCAGAAGGTGAAGGCTTCATTATTTCCCAGAAGGAAGACAAGCAGGGAGATAAGCGGATTTTGCGTGTACAGCTTTCGCCGCCAACTGGGGCCGAAGGTGCTATCACTGCAGAGGAAGCATTGGAAAATGCAAATGAACAGAATGAGGCTGATACGGAAGAAGAGGCTCCCTCAGGCAGCTCCATGCAGGAAGATGTAGAGGATACAGGAGAAATTCAGGAACAATAG
- a CDS encoding stage V sporulation protein D, giving the protein MKVSNVTVRRRLFMVLIFGVIAFAALGARLGYVQLWQGSELAAKAENSWRRDIPYMAKRGEIWDRNGVKLTYNVTSPTIWAIPAQIKDKRATADALAPLLDMTADELYGKINTKKSMLVQLRPGGRKMTLEKAQQVRELALPGIVAAEDNKRFYPFGSLAAHVLGFTGIDNQGLTGVESKYNDELSGIQGNVSFLSDARGRQMPNSSDTYVEPKEGLTMQLTIDKQIQAIMERELDQAMAQHQPDQIMAIAMNPKNGEILGMASRPTYEPDKYKKVASEVYNRNLPIWMTYEPGSTFKIITLAAAIEEKKVNLNNERFYDPGAIEVGGARLRCWKKGGHGSQTFLEVVENSCNPGFVTLGQRLGKDKLFEYIKNFGFGTKTGIDIGGEENGIMFKLSRVGPVELATTAFGQGVSVTPIQQITAVSAAINGGTLYKPHVVKGWINPDTGETVETVEREAVRTVISEETSKAVREALESVVAKGTGRNAFIDGYRVGGKTGTAQKVVNGKYSPNEHIVSFIGFAPADDPEIVIYVAVDNPQGIQFGGLVAAPIVRNMMEDALTVLQVPQREKQIGKVYKYGETPIVTVPNLIGKTVSDIYEDLNMNFNLSSAGTGQTVIRQAPAAGTRVDRGSTIRIYLGDEEDISHTH; this is encoded by the coding sequence ATGAAAGTATCAAATGTGACGGTGCGCCGTCGATTGTTTATGGTGCTGATTTTTGGAGTCATTGCATTTGCCGCTTTAGGTGCGCGGCTAGGGTATGTCCAGCTTTGGCAAGGCAGCGAGCTGGCGGCCAAGGCGGAAAACTCATGGCGCAGGGACATTCCCTATATGGCGAAGCGTGGAGAAATTTGGGATCGAAATGGCGTCAAGCTGACTTACAATGTAACCTCGCCTACCATTTGGGCGATTCCTGCGCAAATTAAAGACAAGCGGGCGACGGCTGATGCGCTCGCACCGCTGCTGGATATGACGGCAGATGAGCTGTATGGCAAAATTAATACGAAAAAATCAATGCTCGTCCAGCTTCGTCCCGGCGGCCGCAAAATGACGCTGGAGAAGGCGCAGCAGGTGCGGGAGCTTGCGCTTCCTGGCATTGTGGCCGCCGAGGACAATAAGCGTTTCTATCCCTTTGGCAGTTTGGCGGCACATGTGCTAGGCTTTACAGGCATAGACAACCAAGGACTGACGGGTGTGGAATCGAAGTATAATGACGAGCTTAGCGGCATTCAAGGGAATGTCTCTTTTCTGTCGGATGCGCGCGGCAGGCAGATGCCGAATTCCTCGGATACGTATGTGGAACCGAAGGAAGGGCTGACGATGCAGCTGACGATCGACAAGCAAATCCAAGCGATTATGGAGCGAGAGCTGGACCAAGCGATGGCGCAGCACCAGCCCGACCAGATTATGGCAATTGCGATGAATCCGAAAAACGGCGAAATATTGGGGATGGCAAGCCGTCCAACCTATGAGCCGGATAAGTACAAGAAAGTTGCGTCCGAAGTGTACAATCGGAATTTGCCGATTTGGATGACCTATGAGCCGGGTTCTACGTTTAAAATTATTACGCTCGCGGCAGCTATTGAAGAAAAGAAGGTCAACCTGAACAATGAGCGTTTCTATGATCCGGGTGCAATTGAAGTTGGAGGCGCAAGGCTTCGCTGCTGGAAGAAGGGCGGCCATGGCAGCCAGACTTTTTTGGAAGTTGTCGAGAACTCCTGCAACCCGGGCTTTGTGACGCTTGGGCAGCGGCTGGGCAAAGATAAGCTGTTCGAATATATTAAAAATTTTGGCTTTGGCACAAAAACGGGCATTGATATTGGCGGCGAGGAAAACGGCATTATGTTTAAGCTGAGCAGGGTTGGGCCAGTGGAGCTGGCGACGACCGCTTTCGGTCAAGGGGTGTCGGTTACGCCCATTCAACAAATTACCGCTGTCTCGGCTGCTATTAATGGCGGTACGCTGTACAAGCCGCATGTGGTGAAGGGCTGGATTAATCCAGATACCGGGGAGACGGTGGAAACCGTAGAGCGGGAGGCGGTGCGAACGGTCATTTCTGAGGAAACGTCAAAGGCGGTTCGGGAAGCGCTGGAAAGTGTCGTAGCGAAAGGAACCGGACGAAATGCGTTTATTGATGGCTACCGCGTTGGCGGCAAGACCGGTACGGCGCAAAAGGTCGTGAACGGCAAATATTCGCCAAACGAGCATATCGTTTCCTTTATCGGCTTTGCCCCAGCGGATGATCCGGAAATCGTCATCTATGTAGCGGTCGATAATCCGCAAGGAATCCAATTCGGGGGCCTCGTTGCGGCGCCGATCGTCCGCAATATGATGGAGGATGCGTTGACGGTATTGCAGGTGCCGCAAAGGGAAAAGCAGATTGGAAAAGTATACAAATACGGAGAGACGCCGATTGTGACTGTACCTAATCTGATCGGCAAGACGGTGTCCGATATTTATGAGGATTTGAATATGAACTTCAACTTAAGCTCGGCGGGAACGGGGCAGACGGTTATTCGTCAGGCGCCTGCTGCCGGCACGCGGGTAGATCGCGGTTCTACGATTCGCATCTATTTGGGCGACGAGGAAGATATATCACATACGCATTGA